ctggaggccttcctaCATATCCCCATCTGCTTCATCTCAGCGAAAGCTtctttggcctcctgaaggtgccgagggggaagcctccggaactttgcgtgcgttggGGGCCCCTTTGATTTGATGTGGTGACAGATTCCGTGCTttgcaggggccccgggcacctggaGCAGTTTGGGCTTGAagacgtcggggaactccttcagcagctgggcgtgcTGGTGCAGGGCAACGGAGTAGATGGCGGGTGTGCTGGGGCCCAtcgccagggggagggactggcaggagtcggtgtccaacaggcgcttgcgaccgacgtcgactgccagactgaagtgggcgaggaagtcctcacccaggagtggggtcctaacgTTCGCAACTATGAAGTTCCAGCTGTACCTCCGGTCAAGggtggagatcgacaggagcctggtgttgtaggagaggatgggggacccattggcggctgtcaggaaggcagccaAGTCTGGTGGgcatttgcggtcctctctggatggcgggaacactgaccgtatggccccagtgtcgaccagcatcatcctgctggagatggtgtcacagacgtagaagcctactggttttgggatcctgggttcctctgctgccagggcggcctgttctgttggccgccacctccccgttttttggatgggcgaacgagcaggggggttggcagttccgggcgtccttgccgtaccactggtggtagtagcaaggccccagTGGATGGTGACggtgcttatctcctcctccgcgCTTTCCTGcggctggagggagttgatggggtgtgtgggtgtggatgCCTGCTTTGCTGCCCTTGTAGAGTTCATCAATTGCTGTGCTGTCTTAAGTAGGTCCCCGAGCGGCATTGAATAAGGGTTGAGGATCTGGGTCCGGACCTCTGgaaggagctgacggaggaggatctcccttgacaggcttatctcctTCTGCCAGCCGCTTCTGTTCgtctcgggaagggtgaggaggtcctggatcacgccccaagtTTCCAGGATGTTCTGGTCGTGTCGAGGGTTGTTCACGAGATCAAGGGAAcaggcggccctctcggagactggcagggagcaggtctcgatgagagaaTCCTTCAGCTTTGGGTAGGTGACGGGGCGTGTGGCAGACACCCACAGGGCGCGCTCTCTGTAGACCTCTTTCGGAAGGGCGATGATCACTGCGTCTGCCTGCAGGACCTCATCGGTAAGTcctgccagcctgaactgcccctcgaccctgtagagccatgatgatgggttgctttGTGTGAAGggcagcagctttatggcgagggtggACCTTATTTGTTTCATCAGGACAGGCAGTGTGAGGGTAGCAGGTATCAGCGTGGAGGAGCGAGCAAGCCCAGGTGTGGGGAAGGGCGCAGGCGGGTTGTGTGCGAGGGAGATATCCGCGTCCGTGAAGTTCAcggttaactgtatgtgggagggaatgtccacgtccatactcactattgccctctcACTGGGAGTGGGTTACTCACGTCAATATGCACTTGGGAGCACgccgtgtgggtccactaatgacgctggtgatctgccaACAAGAGTCAGCAAGCCTGAACACTTTGTTAAAGAGCCGTGTTTAGTCCGTTGGGGTtaggggtagttcatggagccaagactaggtcactgtgtgagtccgctaatggctccgggaaccactctggggtcaccactgtaagaggtgctaaataatgagcaggtggacatgtactgctggtttattcagAACGCTGGCCGCTTATACAGCAGCGTGCGGatgtcacacagaggaatacaatagaatacaggtgacctgaggtcaattactctcggtattaattataacaggtaaatacaaataacatgaaaggtaagttaacaagaattgacacaacaatattctaacacatatgcaaagaaaacaggtgcaaatgaatcagtaatagatacgtatttacatagataaaaatgtgggtATTTTTGCTTGACCCAGTCTCGAATGGGAGCTGCCGTAGAAAATGGGCAgctcaccatagaaaacccgctcagtggggactttacaccataagtggttataaaactctaataagtatggctttgccaaaggtgctaaatggcagatcatttcagaACAAATATTGTCATCTCCAGGGGCAGatatattgctgttcaacagaacAAATTCCAGCTATTccacattaaattttctattataatctatatcttctattgtttcaaaatttattgttattaattctataatatttttctttgtgctcatctaaatttttgtcactacttatttttgctaaattttctcctattacattacttatttctttaggatcaagtattcttttcccatcttttattatggcaatggcatgtctaggtggtttaacgtAGGTACTGTAAAAAGTGCTTTTGAGTGTTGGGTGAAAGGAACACACGCTTTTCTTGGAATGATGTATTTAATAAATCCACaatcattcttcatttacatcttcATAGTAGATCACGTCAAGCGCGTCGTTCACTGTAACACAACAGTGGCACATCAATAATCAAtctaatttaattcaattttaatcagaaaaacaataggctatattatatcacaagatcataaataattaattggTAAACATTTCTACTCACATTGTACTATCCCCACTCAGTTCTTAACACTTTTTAATGAATGACTCGTGCCAACCTCTTGGTCTCGCTGGCATGTGCACTGTCCCAGGTGTCCCTTCAAAAAAATGGGAGACGCGGTGCCGCTCTGGCCCTAAGATCCGAGAGGCAGAGGGGAGCCAAACAGTTGCATTTATATCCACATTTAAACTACAAAGAGCAGCTCCAATAATTcaaaaacagtttaataaattGCAATGGAACCTAAatctattttcttcatcattcatgAAATCGCCAAATTGCAAccagaaaaatatatcaatacagtacaaaaaattactaactaAAAACTCAGTCATTTCCATCATAGCAGCCTCCCATTGGCTGAGAAACAACAAAGGGGCATATGGCGGCAAATTCGGCATCACTCAGATACGGCAAACAAAGTGCAATAGAACAAAAACACTCAATTCACGAGAAAGTgcacaaattttaatgaattttgatatacaacACCTCATATTTTAGTGCAATATCAACCAAGAATcatgcttttaaaaattaaatgagaggTGAAGAAGGTACGTGGTCGTGCATGTAagtcgttttctttccttttgagtcCACCAAAGAGCACCGTTATCACTGCGTGTactcaattaattcttttaatatcagtTGGCTCTAGGCGTTTTACACCACCCCCTATTTAGTCTCCACACTAAATACTTCAATAAAACGCACATCACTATCGAGCAGCGCATGGCGTGCACTCAACACTATTACACAATCACTATTCTTCATTTTCCAAGAAGAGACATAGCTTCTGCACTGGTCTCAGGTAGACTCCGTTTTGAGCCTTGACCTCTGCACGCCTCACGTGGCCGTCAGAGCCCAGGATGACGCGCAGGACTCTACCCAGAGGCCAAGTGCCTCGAGGTAACCTTTCATCCAGGCACAGGACGATATCGTTGACCTGAACCTCACGTCGCGTCGTGGTCCACTTTTGGCGGTCCTGAAGGAGTGGCAGGTACTCTCGCGTCCAGCGCTTCCAGAACTGGTCTGAGAGGAGCTGCGCTTGTCGCCACCGACGCTTTGTGTACATGTCCTTCGGGTCGGTCTTCGTGAAGGGTTCAGGTGATCCCTTCAGCGTCAACAACATGTTGGGCATCAAAGCAGCTGGTGAGTCGGGGTCGTCAGTGACCTTGGTCAGCGGACGACTGTTGATCAGCGCTTCTGCTTCACAGAAGAGCGTGGACAGCACGTCATCTGTCATGACTTGTCCAATGCAGGCGGCATTCAAGGCACGTCGGATGGACCGGATCAACCTCTCCCACGCTCCTCCGAAGTGTGAAGCGTGGGGAGGGTTGAAACTCCAGTCGATACCCTTCGTCTGAAGAGCATCAGTGATCTTGTCGGTGTCAAACTTTCGTAGAGCTTCACGAAGTTCTTTCTCAGCGGCCACAATGTTGGTCCCGTTGTCGGACCAGATTCGCTTCACCAGGCCTCTTCTGGCCACGAACCGACGAACGGCATTTATGAAGGAGTCTTGGTCCATGGTGTCGAGGAGCTCTATGTGGACCGTTCGTGATGTCAGACAGGTGAAAATGGCTCCCCAGCGCTTCACCTTCGACCTTCCCTGCTTCGTCAGGAAGGGACCGAAGCAGTCAGCTCCGGTGTAGGAGAAGGGCGGTTCACCTGGAGTGATCCGATCGTCTGGCAGATCAGACATGATCTGCGTCACAGGCCTGCAGCTCAGCTTCTTGCAGGTGACGCAATTGCAGATAACGGATCTCACGACCGCATTTCCGCGGATGATCCAGAACTTCTTTCTCAGCGACGCCATGAGGTGTGTTTGTCTACAATGGCCATGTACTTCGTGGGTCCAGTGCACCAGCAGCTTGACTACTGGAGACTTGGTCAGAAGAACAATCGGATGCTTCTTCTCAGATGAGATCGTGGATGATGTCAAGCGTCCTCCGACCCGAATCAAGCCGTCTCCCAGAAAAGGACGAAGATGAGCCAGCTTGCTAGACTTAATCACCCTCCCTGTCTTGTTCAGAGACTTGAACTCTTTCTCAAAACTGGCGGCTTGAACTGACTTCCATACAGCAAGCTCGGCACTCCGTGAGATCTCTCACAATGAGCTTAGTCTTGGTCTCCTCGGGTCTAGTCTTCAGGCGGCAGAACTTGAGTGCGTAACCGATGACACGAAGAAACTTCATCCATGACGAAAGCGCGAGACGATCATGTCGATGAACGTTTGTTCCGTTGTCGCGATCTCCATCACAGGTAAGTCTCTCTTCACTTCTGGGTCGTCTTTCAGGTCCGCACGTCTGACGTCAGCGGGGAGAGTCGGCCAGTGCTGTTCATCTTTCTTCAAGAAGTCAGGGCCTGAGGACCAGAGGCTTGATTTGACTAGCTGCTCCATCTTAGCGCCGCTGGACGCCAGGTCCGCCGGATTTCGTTCTGTCTCGATGTATCGCCAGCAAGATACGTCTGTCAGCTCTCATATGAGATTCACTCGGTTGCTGACGAATGTCTGGTACCTGGCACTCTCGTTGAAGAGGTACTTCAGTACCGTCGTGCTGTCTGTCCAGAAAAATGAGTCTTCGACGTCAATGTCTAGTTCAGTCTTCATCTTAGAGTCTTGTTGAGCCGCCACAGAAGCCGCCATCAACTCAGCTCGGGGTATGCTCAATCTCTTCAACGGCACTACTCGAGCTCTTCCCATGAGCAGTGTGCATGAACTTCTCCATCCGTCGAAACCACTCGCAGGTATGAGGCGACTCTGTAGCCTGTCTGACTCGCATCAGAGAAGTGGTGAAGCTGGAACGACGCTCCTTCTCCGAATGCTGGTGGAATCAAGCTTCTTCTCAGCTTGAACTCTGGAAGCAAGGTGAACTGCTGCAGCCAAGCTTCCCATTGCAACACTTCGGTGTCGCTCATTTTCTCATCCCATGAAAGCTTGCGTCGGCACATCTCTTGAAGGATTTGCTTCCCCAAGAGTGTGAAGGGTGACACTAGCCCCAGAGGGTCGTAGAGGGACGCCACGACAGATAGCACGCCTCTAAGCGTGTATGGTTTGTCCCGGACGTCACCTCGGAACGTGAAATTGTCATCATTCATGTCCCAGTGGATGCCTAACGCGCGCTCCGTGGGCAACTCGTCCTTACTGAGGTCTAGAACAGCCACAGAATCATCTCTTTCCCCTTCAGGTACAGTTGCCAGGACACGCTTGTTGTTGGCCGTCCACTGGTTCAGGCGGAAGCCTCCGTCTCGGCAGACGTTGATGAGGTCGTTGATCAGTGTGACACATCTTGCTTCATCATGGAACGACTTTAGAAGGTTGTCGACGTAGAAGTTCCTCAGCAAAATGGTCGTTGTCTCGTCGTCGTATAGATGTCCATAGTCTTCGGCTGTCTTTCTTAGGCAAAAATTCACAACGCTTGGGGAGGAACGGGCTCCGAATACGTGCGAAGTCATCCTGTACTCTTCGATCCGTCGGGAGGTGTCCCCTTCAGGCCACCAAAGGTATCGTAGCACGTCTCGGTCGTCAATGGGTACTTTAACTTGGTGGAACATCTCTTGGATGTCCTCTGTCACTGCAAACTGCCCATTCCTGAATCGCAGTAGGACTCCCACGAGATTATTTGTGAGGTCGGGCCCCTGTAGTAGGTGGTCATTTAATGAATGGCCGCCAAACCTTACCTTGAGGTCAAAGACGACCCTCACCTTTGGTTTCGTTGGGTGCTTCACCGCATGGTGAGGCATGTACCATACCCTGCCATCACGTCGTTGTCGAGCCTTGTCTGGAACCCTTTCAGCATAGCCTTTCATGATGTACTTCTGTACTTGCTCGGTGTAGGAAGTACGGTAAGCTTCGTCTGCCTCCAGCTTGCGCTTCAACGTTTGAGCGCGTTTCCGTGCTATGTCATGATTGTCGGGAAGATGAACGTCATCTCGATACGGAAGGCTCGCAACGTAGTGTCCATCTTCTTGTTTGACAGAGTCTGTCATCAGCTCGACGAAGCGTTTGTCTTCAAGCGAGTCTTCGGTCTTTGAGAGAGCCTCCTTCTCCCAAAAGTCTCTGCAGAAGTTCTTCTGAAGAAGTTCTGTCACGTCATCTTGAGGTTGGATACTGTAGACTGAGAGAACATCGTTCTTGCCTCCCGTTGGCCCGAAAGTAACCCAACCTAACTTCGTAAGATACGCCGATGGCTCGTTGATCTTACCATGGCGTTGATCCAATATGATCCTGTTCAGGGTCGTGTTCAGTCCGATGATCACTTCGACTTCTTG
The nucleotide sequence above comes from Macrobrachium rosenbergii isolate ZJJX-2024 chromosome 1, ASM4041242v1, whole genome shotgun sequence. Encoded proteins:
- the LOC136839314 gene encoding uncharacterized protein, yielding MDQDSFINAVRRFVARRGLVKRIWSDNGTNIVAAEKELREALRKFDTDKITDALQTKGIDWSFNPPHASHFGGAWERLIRSIRRALNAACIGQVMTDDVLSTLFCEAEALINSRPLTKVTDDPDSPAALMPNMLLTLKGSPEPFTKTDPKDMYTKRRWRQAQLLSDQFWKRWTREYLPLLQDRQKWTTTRREVQVNDIVLCLDERLPRGTWPLGRVLRVILGSDGHVRRAEVKAQNGVYLRPVQKLCLFLENEE
- the LOC136839320 gene encoding uncharacterized protein; its protein translation is MTDSVKQEDGHYVASLPYRDDVHLPDNHDIARKRAQTLKRKLEADEAYRTSYTEQVQKYIMKGYAERVPDKARQRRDGRVWYMPHHAVKHPTKPKVRVVFDLKVRFGGHSLNDHLLQGPDLTNNLVGVLLRFRNGQFAVTEDIQEMFHQVKVPIDDRDVLRYLWWPEGDTSRRIEEYRMTSHVFGARSSPSVVNFCLRKTAEDYGHLYDDETTTILLRNFYVDNLLKSFHDEARCVTLINDLINVCRDGGFRLNQWTANNKRVLATVPEGERDDSVAVLDLSKDELPTERALGIHWDMNDDNFTFRGDVRDKPYTLRGVLSVVASLYDPLGLVSPFTLLGKQILQEMCRRKLSWDEKMSDTEVLQWEAWLQQFTLLPEFKLRRSLIPPAFGEGASFQLHHFSDASQTGYRVASYLRVVSTDGEVHAHCSWEELE